A genomic window from Fusarium verticillioides 7600 chromosome 5, whole genome shotgun sequence includes:
- a CDS encoding transcription elongation factor SPT6, with translation MSNSMRDLISGEAELDDEEEDESFDEGGEERRRKAAVEDSSEEEEDDDDEEEARKVREGFIVDEDEDEEEGGESDGDVRPVHKRKRKHRDREEEAQLDEEDLDLIGEQFGERPKPQTQSKFKRLKRGYRDEERGNQRRGLDDIFSDEDEDASEQRPYGRSYRQADEFDDFIEEDFPEDPEELEQQREDAEVARPRDRVIGNIADTGNLDKDALDDMEAIFGNGEDYDWALQMEEEEEDREREEQAIELKDVFEPSQLKEKLLTDEDNEIRFTDEPERFQLDRKTFKTLQLTAEQFKEEARWITNQLWPKKGLAADLQIPFGKAVGKVLEFFIVDEVEVPYVFQHRKDYLLHTRKTRNPNRDDPDAPEYVISADKLLNQDDLWKILELDIKFRSFVDKRNALEKTFENLKGLAIYDTIVEEMIPEATTMEELQDLQDYLQFQYGPQLKDLAAMAGNLSLTKRPGSKSNLLERVRQGKAYSFVRAYGISADQLAKNALRHGKKITPDDDAQYPMDLADSLVDDSFDTGDQVINAARQMYSEELFASPRMRKHFRNSYYQAAEISCRRTEKGLRRIDDSHPYYEIKYLQNQAIADLVHQPELFLKMMKAEEEGLVTIKLDMPARYDFRRQLYQEFESENFSDRAEQWREERKKVLDLAYPKLERIIAKNVKEVIRTFCQDEVLKMCREEYAKRLDQAPYKPKGMILGTTPRVLVLSNGMADPARDPICWAWVEEDGRVIEQGKLGNLARDERQREEFEELVKRRRPDVIGVSGWSAETTKLVRDLESLVNEKGLMGPEFEDPDTNDYRTEPLEVVVVNDEVARLYKDSPRALAEHPSLNPVTRYCVALARYMQNPMKEYAALGKDVASISYHPCQNLLPPDKLAKYLDSAMVDMVNLCGVDINEAMNDSYTANLLPYVSGLGPRKATSVIKAINANGGAVGTRDELVGDPDSGKLPVVGPRVWNNCASFLFIEYEATNPASDPLDNTRVHPEDYELGRKMAADALELDEEDVKAETDENGPGAIVRKLFKQDEQDKVNELVLEEYAEQLERNYSQRKRATLETIRAELQAPYEELRRNFALLSASEIFTMFTGETKQTLCEGMIVPINVRVVKDDFAIVKLDCGIEGRIEGHEINHRSSIKDALASGQTTQAKILDINYKDFMAKLSMRDETLRIPYKRPINLGRDGWDYALEAADKEELREKDKTTGRTQRVVKHPNFKPFNGLQAEEYLGSQPNGEVIIRPSSKGNDHLAVTWKVADGVYQHIDVLEMQKETEFSVGKLLRVGGKYTYTDLDEMIVEHVKAMARKVEELMRHDKYQNRSRGETEKWLTTYIDANPNRSAYAFCIDTKHPGYFWLCFKASRSARVIALPVRAIPQGFELKGYQYPDMRALCNGFKLRYQNEFSKMGHR, from the exons ATGAGCAACAGTATGCGCGACTTGATATCCGGCGAGGCCGAacttgatgacgaggaagaggatgagtCCTTTGATGAAGGTGGTGAGGAGCGCAGACGAAAGGCTGCTGTGGAAGACTCcagtgaggaggaggaagacgatgacgatgaggaagaggctcgCAAG GTCCGTGAAGGATttattgttgatgaggatgaggacgaggaagaaggcggcgAATCAGATGGCGATGTGCGTCCCGTTCACAAACGAAAGCGAAAACATCGCGATCGTGAAGAGGAGGcacagcttgatgaagaagatctggatCTCATCGGCGAGCAATTCGGCGAGCGTCCCAAGCCCCAAACACAG TCCAAGTTCAAGCGCCTCAAGCGTGGCTACCGCGACGAAGAAAGGGGAAACCAACGCCGTGGCCTGGACGATATCTTCTcggacgaagatgaagatgcaaGCGAGCAGCGACCTTACGGCAGATCGTACCGCCAAGCCGACGAATTCGACGATTTCATCGAAGAGGATTTCCCTGAAGACCCTGAGGAATTAGAACAACAACGAGAAGATGCGGAGGTTGCTCGCCCCAGAGATCGTGTCATTGGAAATATCGCCGATACTGGTAATCTCGATAAGGATGCCTTGGACGATATGGAGGCCATCTTCGGTAATGGCGAAGACTACGATTGGGCGCTGCaaatggaagaggaggaggaagatcgTGAAAGAGAGGAACAGGCCATTGAGCTGAAGGACGTATTCGAGCCATCGCAACTTAAAGAGAAGCTCTTGACCGACGAAGATAACGAGATTCGTTTCACCGACGAGCCCGAGCGATTTCAACTCGACCGGAAAACCTTCAAGACTCTTCAGCTTACTGCAGAGCAGTTTAAGGAGGAGGCAAGATGGATCACGAACCAGTTGTGGCCAAAGAAGGGTTTGGCGGCCGACCTCCAGATCCCATTCGGCAAAGCTGTTGGCAAGGTCCTCGAATTCTTCATTGTTGACGAAGTTGAGGTGCCTTACGTGTTCCAGCATCGTAAAGACTACCTACTTCACACCAGAAAGACACGGAATCCGAACCGTGATGATCCTGATGCGCCAGAGTACGTCATCAGCGCAGACAAGCTCTTGAATCAAGACGACCTttggaagatcttggaaTTGGACATAAAATTTCGTTCTTTTGTGGACAAGAGAAATGCTCTCGAGAAGACCTTTGAAAATCTCAAAGGATTGGCAATTTACGACACAATTGTGGAGGAGATGATTCCAGAGGCGACGACCATGGAAGAACTTCAAGATTTGCAAGACTATTTGCAGTTCCAGTACGGTCCACAGCTCAAGGACCTCGCTGCTATGGCTGGAAACCTCTCGTTAACAAAACGGCCaggctcaaagtcaaatTTGCTTGAACGAGTGCGCCAAGGCAAGGCCTATAGCTTCGTCCGTGCTTATGGAATCTCAGCGGAtcagcttgccaagaacGCCTTGCGACATGGAAAGAAGATCACTCCTGATGATGACGCTCAGTATCCCATGGACCTGGCTGACAGTTTGGTCGACGACAGCTTCGACACAGGCGATCAAGTTATTAACGCAGCTCGACAGATGTACTCTGAAGAATTGTTTGCAAGCCCAAGGATGCGTAAACATTTTCGAAATTCGTACTACCAAGCTGCTGAGATCAGCTGTCGGCGAACTGAGAAGGGGCTACGTAGAATCGATGATTCTCACCCGTACTATGAAATCAAGTATTTGCAAAACCAGGCCATTGCTGATCTAGTCCACCAACCAGAGCTTTTcctgaagatgatgaaggccgaggaggaaggcCTTGTCACCATAAAGCTTGATATGCCAGCTCGATATGATTTCCGGAGACAACTTTATCAGGAGTTCGAGTCTGAGAATTTCAGTGACCGGGCCGAGCAGTGGCGTGAAGAACGCAAGAAAGTACTTGACCTTGCATATCCCAAACTCGAAAGGATTATTGCAAAAAACGTCAAAGAAGTCATTCGAACTTTCTGCCAAGATGAGGTGCTCAAGATGTGTCGAGAAGAATATGCAAAACGGCTCGATCAGGCGCCCTACAAACCAAAGGGCATGATACTGGGCACCACGCCTCGTGTCCTAGTTCTCTCCAATGGCATGGCCGACCCTGCCCGTGATCCCATCTGCTGGGCATgggttgaggaagatggtcGTGTCATTGAGCAAGGAAAGCTTGGGAACCTAGCCAGAGATGAGCGCCAACGAGAAGAGTTCGAGGAACTTGTCAAGCGTCGCCGACCCGATGTGATTGGCGTTAGCGGTTGGTCTGCTGAGACGACTAAGCTGGTACGTGACCTGGAGAGCCTTGTCAACGAGAAGGGCCTTATGGGCCCTGAGTTTGAGGACCCAGACACCAATGACTATCGAACAGAGCCACTGGAAGTTGTGGTGGTCAATGATGAGGTCGCTCGTTTGTACAAGGACAGTCCTCGTGCACTTGCTGAGCACCCAAGTCTGAATCCTGTGACGAGGTACTGTGTTGCTCTGGCGCGATATATGCAGAACCCTATGAAGGAATATGCTGCTCTCGGCAAAGACGTTGCCTCCATTTCTTACCACCCTTGCCAAAACCTTCTCCCACCCGATAAACTAGCCAAATACCTCGACTCCGCCATGGTTGACATGGTCAACCTCTGCGGTGTTGATATCAACGAGGCCATGAACGATTCCTATACcgccaaccttcttccttaCGTGTCTGGATTGGGTCCCCGCAAGGCAACAAGtgtcatcaaggccatcaacgcGAATGGCGGTGCCGTGGGTACAAGGGATGAGCTTGTGGGTGATCCAGATAGTGGCAAGCTGCCTGTCGTTGGCCCCAGAGTTTGGAACAACTGCGCCAGCTTTCTGTTTATCGAATACGAGGCCACAAACCCTGCTTCGGACCCCCTAGACAACACACGAGTTCACCCTGAAGATTACGAGCTCGGACGGAAAATGGCTGCcgatgctcttgagcttgacgaagaggacgtCAAAGCCGAAACTGACGAGAATGGGCCCGGGGCGATCGTCCGCAAGCTGTTCAAGCAGGATGAACAAGACAAGGTCAACGAGCTCGTCCTGGAAGAGTATGCAGAGCAATTGGAGAGAAACTACAGCCAGCGCAAGCGAGCTACATTGGAAACAATCCGTGCCGAACTCCAGGCGCCCTATGAAGAACTTCGACGGAATTTTGCTCTCCTGTCGGCATCCGAGATCTTCACCATGTTTACTGGTGAGACCAAGCAGACTCTATGCGAAGGCATGATTGTACCCATCAATGTGCGGGTTGTGAAGGATGACTTCGCCATTGTTAAGCTCGACTGTGGTATCGAAGGCCGTATCGAGGGTCATGAAATCAACCATCGTTCGTCCATTAAGGATGCCCTGGCCTCCGGACAAACGACGCAGGCAAAGATTTTGGACATCAATTATAAAGACTTTATGGCTAAGCTGTCAATGCGGGATGAAACTCTACGTATTCCGTACAAGCGCCCGATCAACCTCGGCCGAGATGGGTGGGACTACGCCCTTGAAGCAGCAGATAAAGAGGAATTGCGAGAAAAGGACAAGACCACGGGACGAACCCAGCGCGTTGTCAAGCACCCCAATTTCAAACCGTTCAATGGCCTGCAAGCAGAAGAATATCTGGGTTCGCAACCCAACGGTGAGGTTATCATTCGACCGTCATCCAAGGGTAACGACCATCTGGCAGTGACCTGGAAGGTCGCGGATGGTGTTTACCAACACATTGACGTCCTTGAGATGCAGAAAGAAACAGAATTTTCGGTCGGCAAGCTGCTGCGCGTTGGCGGCAAATATACGTATACTGACCTGGACGAGATGATCGTGGAGCATGTGAAAGCCATGGCGCGTAAAGTTGAAGAACTGATGCGACACGATAAGTATCAGAACCGATCCCGGGGAGAGACGG AAAAATGGCTCACGACGTACATCGACGCCAATCCCAACCGATCGGCTTACGCGTTCTGCATTGACACGAAGCATCCCGGATACTTTTGGTTGTGCTTCAAGGCCAGTAGGTCAGCCAGGGTGATTGCATTACCAGTGCGCGCAATTCCACAAGGGTTTGAGCTCAAAGGGTATCAATATCCTGACATGCGAGCGCTGTGCAACGGATTCAAGCTGCGTTATCAGAATGAGTTCTCCAAGATGGGTCACCGGTAG
- a CDS encoding STE/STE7/MEK1 protein kinase, whose protein sequence is MADPFAPRSMKRKNVKGLALKAAAPRPPPTAETNHHEYSGSQDAGKDEQLEIGIEYKLDLRPEDLEILKELGSGNGGTVSKVKHLTTGTVMARKVIHVEAKREIRKRIVRELQIMHGCHSDYIVTFYGAFLTPNNDVIMCMEYMDVGSLDRVSRVFGPVRVDVLGKIAEATLGGLTYLYTKHHIMHRDIKPSNILVNSRGSIKLCDFGVSGELVNSIADTFVGTSTYMAPERIQGEKYTVKSDVWSFGLSIMELAIGKFPFAASEQLSDGDCAPAGILDLLQQIVHEPAPKLPKSDAFPSILDDMIQKCLYKEPERRPTPQELFDRDHFVQAAKRTPVDLREWAVGMMERDNRKSHLAPQLSPATQDLLRSSDSPTQSQQTQASAQPEERSHTPTSGEIPIGGAGIISPRDQYGSSQSRSPPRNVYPSSRTPASAHPGLGPRVVTTNSIPKVSGYPDSAGPVSANAATFSLPVRPAPPGGPLPPPPPRKETPDELRRENRRQAAFGLPPNPGYNVS, encoded by the exons ATGGCCGACCCATTTGCTCCACGCTCTATGAAGCGCAAGAACGTCAAAGGACTTGCACTCAAAGCGGCTGCCCCTCGACCCCCACCAACCGCCGAAACCAACCATCATGAGTACAGCggaagccaagatgcaggTAAAGATGAACAGTTGGAGATCGGTATTGAATACAAACTGGACCTAAGACCCGAGGATCTCGAAATTCTCAAGGAGTTGGGATCTGGTAACGGTGGTACGGTCAGCAAAGTGAAGCACCTAACAACAGGAACTGTCATGGCTCGCAAG GTTATTCATGTGGAGGCCAAGCGAGAAATACGGAAGCGAATCGTTCGAGAACTCCAGATTATGCACGGCTGCCACTCTGACTACATCGTGACATTCTACGGTGCTTTCTTGACCCCAAATAACGATGTTATAATGTGTATGGAATATATGGATGTGGG TTCCCTTGATCGAGTCTCGAGAGTTTTTGGCCCCGTCCGAGTCGATGTTCTGGGTAAAATTGCAGAAGCAACTCTTGGTGGTCTGACATACCTCTACACAAAGCACCACATCATGCATCGTGATATTAAGCCATCCAATATTCTCGTTAACTCGAGGGGTTCGATCAAGCTTTGCGATTTCGGTGTTTctggcgagcttgtcaaTTCTATCGCTGACACCTTTGTCGGAACTTCCACTTACATGGCACCCGAAAGAATTCAGGGTGAGAAGTATACCGTCAAGTCAGATGTCTGGAGTTTTGGTCTGAGTATCATGGAACTTGCTATTGGCAAATTTCCTTTTGCTGCCAGTGAGCAACTCTCAGATGGCGATTGCGCTCCCGCAGGTATTCTGGATTTGCTTCAACAGATTGTCCACGAACCAGCCCCCAAGCTTCCAAAGAGCGATGCTTTCCCTagcattcttgatgatatgattcaGAAGTGTCTTTACAAGGAGCCTGAACGTCGACCAACCCCCCAGGAGCTATTC GACCGTGACCACTTTGTACAAGCCGCCAAGCGTACACCAGTTGATCTTAGAGAGTGGGCTGTCGGTATGATGGAGCGTGACAATAGAAAATCCCACCTAGCGCCTCAGCTCTCTCCTGCAACCCAGGATCTTCTACGCTCAAGTGACTCGCCCACCCAGTCCCAGCAGACACAGGCATCGGCCCAACCCGAAGAACGGTCTCACACTCCCACTTCTGGCGAGATCCCAATCGGCGGCGCTGGTATTATCTCTCCTCGTGATCAGTATGGCTCTAGCCAGAGCCGATCACCGCCTCGCAACGTATACCCTTCTTCACGCACACCAGCTTCGGCTCACCCCGGACTTGGACCCAGAGTTGTCACCACGAATTCTATTCCCAAGGTTTCAGGTTATCCTGACAGTGCTGGTCCTGTGAGCGCGAACGCTGCTACCTTTAGCTTACCTGTTCGACCAGCACCGCCAGGCGGACCTCTTCCCCCTCCGCCACCTAGAAAAGAGACTCCCGATGAGCTACGAAGGGAGAACCGCAGACAGGCAGCGTTTGGGTTACCACCTAACCCTGGATACAATGTATCTTAA